The genomic window agaaacttatattttagTGGCTCTGTGTTAGTAGACAGAATATCTGTATTTGTGAATTAATAGATCCttgaaatagcaaaataaatatgTGTAATGTGCACACAGATGTAAAGGGACACATGGgtattctgaagatcacctggcaggatgagTTGGCAAACACTGGGATCCTTTCTTGACCTAAACTATCCAAGCATTCAAACTTTACTGAAGAAAACACAACTCCATTAGTCTGGCCACAATATTAGAATGCCAAATGTActcttgccaaaaagattattttatggacaACTCACATAGGACAGACATTCatgtggtcagaaaaagtggTTCAATGGCACTCAAGAACTTTAGATTGCACAACATGAGAAACACTGGCATAAGACTACATAGTATgatatgccctcatcagagaaggtgctgtgctctatgagcaaagcagaatttaactagctcagaagaaacacaagatgtgcaaaattagagaatcacccaaatgttcatatggactatttgtgcttgACCAGggacagagcattctgagcttgtattgttCTGCTcagtcacagttggacacactgtaactggACTCTAAAatagtgatgttatttttatccttttccagaacagacaacaaccaaccaaatGACCAACTTTTCTTTCAGCATACTCAAGATGTTTTAGAAAATAGACACtactatgtttgtttgttttttgttttattttttattatagctttttatttccaaaacatatgcatgggtatttttcaatactgactcttgcaaaaacttctgttccaaaatttccccttttccccccccatccctgtaatgtgctgttgtctccagaaactgccgatcgctctctggtctagaggagagacttcttcctccagagagccgcctcaagtctggcctagagcagagattCTTCTTTActccagagagccgccccaagtctggtccagacaagactctctacctctccagtgccgccctcttttatcctcccagataatcggcgtggaataatgcaagagcttctgggaaaaattacttcaaccaatgaacttgctcctcctaagaatgcaagctcctccccaggagttcacaagtaaaactcccagtaaaggttggaactagagaattgttaagtactgacttagcacttagtaagaatctaacatctccccctttcttttggtttagaacatagggtggtcattaGCACTTAGTCAGAACCTAacacatcccctcccctagatggtaggtattccaatacatgttaaaatatatgttaaatccaatatatgtatacatatccatacagtatcttgctgcacaagaaaaatcggatctaaaaagaaaaaaaaaagcctgagaaggaaaacaaaaatgtaagcaaacaacatcagaaagagtgaaaatgctatgttgtggtccacactcagttcccacagttctctccctgagtgtagatgactttcttcattactgaTCAACTGAAACTGTGACATCAGCCAtagatttttctatttccctcaCTGAGGTCAAGGATTCTGGGTTTTCTTTGTTGAAAAGCCTGagttgagagaaaaagaaagaaaaaagaaaaaaaacaaaacaaaaatcaggcTACAATCACTAAACACTCAAACCATTTAATGTAGAAGGTGGGGTTATGGAAGCTGAGTAAAAATAGTgagttaaattccttgaaaatattTCATCCTCATATTGAAAGAACTAGAATGGTGTCAACTAGTCCAGATGTTAATTGGCCTTgactatctctcttttttcccccaaatttattttatttaaagaaacagaataggaaaaaagaaaaagagaaaaagaatatgaaacaaaataaaacaaaacaaaaaagaacattgtcatgtgtcaaACAGAACACAGGGGAGGATTCAAACTATATAAGAAACACCAGTTaaagtaagtatatatatatatatatatatatatatatatatatatatgtgtgtgtgtgtgtgtgtgtgtgtgtgtgtgtgagtatgtgtaatatattatatataattatgttacataattatatataatatacatatatattagtagaagaaattgtattcatgaatatccatttttttctttacttccttgtaaattgttcttttgttctcttttgggaaccttttttactttattcttttttcctcctttcatctctCCCTTCACCAGcctcaagcaggctatagttaagaaagaatatatttatgtatatgtatacacatacatacacacacatacctctACACAGgtatctttcctattcctgctgacCCTTTGATTTAATTCTACTCCTAACTTGActtgttattacttaacctcccctcacccatggatcccttccttgtcttctctCACTCTTTGCTTCCCTGTCTGCCCATTTCCTctattgcctattgaacccattctcaatgtgagtaggttttcagaactacaaaccCTCCTCCCCGCAATGcctttgtgtctattcttcctatgcacctcatttgtatgacaaaattactattttaactctgccccaatctttcttttgagttattgtattgttgatgtcaatcttaaatatatgctataaatttgccttgtgaaaaaaaattaacagtttgTCTATGtttgttgagttccttgaaattgatctttgatattgactcttaaATGTTAAACTTTCTATTAAATTTGGGTTTGGTTgctagaaagtcctgaaaatctgcaagttcattgaatatccatttttctctttcaacattatagatatttttgcaagatatgatatttttggccacaagcctagttcttttaattgtCAATAAATATGATTCCAGGACGGCTGCTACTAAGTCctgtataattttaattgtagtttcagtgtatttgaattggtttttttctggtttcttgcaaaattttctctttgatctggtggtttcaaaatttggtaataatgttcctatgtgttttccacaaaggatctcactGAGATGTTGATCagtgcatttttttctatttctactttccccccaTGTTCTATCATTTCAAGATAATTTTCTTAggttatttcttgcattattgtttcAAGGTCTTTTTGTTAGTCACAATTtccaggcagtccaattatttttatattttctcttcttgatttattttccaaatctgtcatttatcttatgtttcacattctgttttatttttttcattctttataatctgttttattatttcttgattcttGATTTCTTGAATTTCTTGATTCTTCACAGCTGCCCTagtttccccttcccccattctaatttttaaagcattattttcatctttgagattctgttatctccttttataattggttaatttttttcataatcttcttggttttatggatgatttttatttaattcttaattttttagtttttcttcaatgtctctcatttgatttttaaatccttttttgagTTTGATAAGTTCTTTCTGGGCAgagagccatttcatgttactctttgggatagatgcttttcttttactttcagtgtcctcctctgaagatgaaacccagtcttctctgttcccatagtATGTTTTTAtgatgggattcttttttttactggttcatctttttttttttcctgaggcaaatggggctaagtgacttgcccaggttccatcttatttatttatttaataaaagcaCCGCTAATCCTGGGATGAGGGGATGGTGTCTCTGGTTTCATTTCAGATCTTCCATCTGACTAGGAACCCCAAACTAAGAGCTCCCCCTTCCAGCAAGTGCCCAGAGTTAGCAACAATTCTGTCCCACTACCTCTGCACTCCCCAggtgctatttccttctcttccaggGCTGTGTCCCTGCAGCACAGTTGGGCCTGCTGCTCCCAACAAGCCAAGATTCTCTCAGTCTTTCTGGACTCAGACTAAAATTCCACAAACAGTCTGGCAGGTGAAAATCTCTGTGGTTCCTGGTGAGAACACAGACATATTCAGCTAATCCCAGGCTCCCCATTCTGAGTTTCTGTGGAGTTAGCACAGAAGTGTTTGCTTCTTCAAGAAGTTTTGAgttgtatcaggaggacccccattctaccccaagtcttcttgacttttcacaaatctatgttcaccctgaggtgtgaatttattctatttgtgggggaaacctggagagcttgaaatttaccaacctactctgccatcttcccagaatctttctctggatatctctttaaaaaaacatttccccCTAATTATCAAGcatatatttcttctcttctttcccccatcattgggacagaaaaagaaaactcttataacaaaatatttatagtgaagCAACAAATTCTCCCCTGGCAATCTCATCCTAAAAGAATTACAACAATTCTAAGAGGAAAAGAGCAATAGATAGAAAACCGATGGCAGCAACACAAGTAAAGAAAGTTGTAGTGGCAATGCATGCTATGATACAGCAATAGaaattagaaactcagaaatgaataagagagacagacagataatcagagagagatagacaattAGGGACAGATAAAGAGatggagatacagagacacagagacagaacaTATAAAATTGTAGGCAACAAAGCAATAGGGATCCAAAAATTGGCATGGTGAGAACCATAGAACAGAGAATCAGAAAAGAGACTGGAATGAAGGAACACAAAGACATAGATCCATGTAGTGAAGAAAACAATGACTTTATCTTTGACTAGTTCCTTGAGTCATGTAGATTGTAGAGGTCCTGGAAGAGAAGTTAATGCTATAgtaaggaagacttttttttgtaTACTGGTAGGCTTAATTTCAGAGTAACACTATGTCAGGAACATAGATATAGGTCCtgtggggtttttgttttgttttgtttttattgtctcTAGATCTAGATTTAGATAAGGGTTGTGAGCCTATTATagtttaaaattctattaaataaaacatattctATGTTTGATGTTTTATTAATCTGAAGTATTTAAGTAAACTGCAAACACATATAtactcttttaattttaattttttaattgaagctttttattttcaaaacatatgcatggataatttttcaaaattaatccttgcaaaaccttgttttgtccaatttccctcccccacccctcccccagatggcaagtaatccaatatatgttaaacatgataaaaatatcacatacacacacacacacacacacacaaaattatatTCTCTTACCAAGAAGGACACTATAATATCAGGGTAcgttttttaaaatcacaaatcagAAACATGTTTATTCCAACAGCCACAAGTACAAACAGCAGCAAGTCAGTTCATTGTAACAGTATACACATTCAAATCATGTAAATGCTGGagacatgagagaaaaaaaaattagaatagtaAGAAAAGCTCCTCAATTTTTTAAACATCAAGTACATTGGGAAAATGTAGCCTAAAATCTGCTACTCGGCTCAATCCAGGactgtttaatttgattttatcagCAGCATGTTGTATCCAAATAGGAATCCTTTGAAAGGAGAAACAAGATCTGAATGACAACCATCAAAGTCCAGCCTTTCCCATATATCTTATGCTTCATCATAATACAAGGCTACTGGTGAACTCATATCCAGTCAAGACTTCCTTGAATTAGAAGCTTGATCTATTCAGTGAAAAATCTAAAACACACTCTTGATATTTTGATCTTTAGgcaaactattaaaaatacttgtttcAAAAGACGAAAGATAATGACCACAAGCTTGTGTTTCCCACAAAGTGCATTCTATTTCCCACAAAGTGCATGCTATTGTTCAATTTTATATTCCTTCATGATCTATGGtcttatcaatttaaaaaaagatgcttgaaaaatctatataatatttttaaggctttttgctttttttgtaacATGGCCTTTTAAACTCCTCACTAaatgtattattaaatatatattatgtatatatatgtttctatatacACAAAGGTTTTATGTAAAGTAGAACAAATTCTCACTAGAGTGATAACACAAGattataaaatgttcttttattaATAGCCAGGATGCATCTTTATTTTGTCCTCCTTTAAGCAATTTTAACTACTGTTCTCTTGCATGTTTATCTTCTggaatatttgcaaaatgtttatttgatcttttttttccaatgttgcaatttcttcatcttttcagtGTAACTAATATATTGAGAATCTGTACCAAAGAGTTTATCCCACCATGTAAATGTTGAAGCATAATTTCCAATGAAGTTCATGTAGTAAAAATCATGATATGGAATCATGATACCATTTACCAGTATAAAATGGTATGGATTTCAAAGGATTGAGAGCAGTATCATAACCACATGCACATCAATGGTTTCTGTTAATCAAACTGTGACCTATGCCCAAAGGAGGACTACATAgtcacaaaaaagcaaaattccaattaaaaaaatctgaagaatgAGGGCTTTAAGATGAAGTGCATAATCAGCTTCCATTCCAATAGGGGCCTAAAATTCATGATGAACTTTATGGATACACTCATGATATAAAAGTCTATGAAGGAAATAGTGCCAGGTATCTTCAATCACTGCATAACCAAAACATCTGGCCAATAGTATTGCCATCTTGACATT from Sminthopsis crassicaudata isolate SCR6 chromosome 3, ASM4859323v1, whole genome shotgun sequence includes these protein-coding regions:
- the MSMO1 gene encoding LOW QUALITY PROTEIN: methylsterol monooxygenase 1 (The sequence of the model RefSeq protein was modified relative to this genomic sequence to represent the inferred CDS: inserted 4 bases in 4 codons; deleted 1 base in 1 codon; substituted 6 bases at 6 genomic stop codons), giving the protein MATKESANVFGSVSFXVEYLDSLLPXQVXFXNVWIYMVNNAQSSIGKWGSIRVHEVNCFLLCLLAFLFVCMQKYKIQKEKLETWEGQWKCLIKIFIYHFCIQLPLICGTXYFTEYFTIPYAQDRMSRWXILLARCFGYAVIEDTWHYFLHRLLYHECIHKVHHEFXAPIGMEADYALHLKALILQIFLIGILLFCDYVVLLWAXVTVXLTETIDVHXGYDTALNPLKSIPFYTGKWYHDPYHDFYYMNFIGNYASTFTWWDKLFGTDSQYISYTEKMKKLQHWKKKIK